In the genome of Drosophila subpulchrella strain 33 F10 #4 breed RU33 unplaced genomic scaffold, RU_Dsub_v1.1 Primary Assembly Seq25, whole genome shotgun sequence, the window ACTGTTCACGCTGTTCAACAATTGTATTGGATTCCTCACTTAGAACAGAAAGTTCAGCAGGTGGTGAACAACTGTGTGAAATGCATAATTTTCAACAAAAAACTTGACAAGAAAGAAGGATTCTTAAGCTGAATTGATAAAAGTTATCAACCCCTTCACACGCTGCAAGTTGATCATCTAGGCCTCATGAATGCCACTGGAAACAGTATAAGTACATATTTGCGATGGAGGAttcatttacaaaatttatttggCTGTTCCCAACAAAAACTACAAGCTGCGAGGAAACGTTGAAGAAGTTAAGGATTTGGTCGGACATTTTTGGCAACCCTGTGCGGATAGTTTCGGACAGAGGCTCCGCTTTCACGGCCAACTCGTTTGCAGCACATATGAAGGAAAACGGAATCGAGCACGTTTGGAGCACAACCGGAGTTCCCCGTGGAAATGGTCAAATTGAAAGGATGAATCGCACAGATTTATCCATTATTTCAAAGATTTCGGCAGATGAACCAGCCTAGTGGTTTAAAGCAGTGCCGGAGGTCCAGAGAGCGGTTAATTCCCACGTACATGCGTCAACTAAAAAGTCACCATTTGAGCTGCTGTTTGGCGTAAAGATGAACAATAAATCAATGGATCGTATTCTACAGCTTTTGGAGGAGGAGATGTACTTAAATTTTGACGAGCAACGACAGCAACTGAGAAAAGATGCAAAGATTAAGATTCAACGCGCACAGGAATCATATAAAAAGAACTTTGACCTAAAGCGGAAGCCGGAAGTCGATTATAAAGTTGGAGACCTAGTCGCTTTACGCCGCACACAGTTTGTTGCAGAAAATAAGTTGGCGGGAGAATATATGGGACCGTACGAAGTTTCAAGTGTCAAGAGGAATGGCAGATACGAGGTTCGAAATGCATCAGATTTTGAAGGCCCATCTATCACGTTCACCAGTTGTGATTATATGAAGCTGTGGCGGTATGTCCAGGACAATGAGGATGATTGGTCATCTGGGACAGATGATTGGTCAGGAATGGCCGAATTTAAGACGGTTTAGTAAGATAATGGAAGAAAATCAGTAGTCGAGCAGAATGTAGAACAGAAGGAGAAAACGTAGTTAACCAGCAGAACTAAATCAGAGATCAGCCGTAGAAGGGACAAGAGAGAACAGAGGCAGAACAACAGCAGAAAAAGTCAGAGGAGTTCAAGCGCATTCGGGAAGTGACAATCAGCCGAGAGAGACGATTTTCAGCAGCAGAGTGACAAGAAAACCGAACGATACATTAAGAAAAGCCGAAACGCGGAAATTTTCCTACAACTATCATTGTTAACCATAAtacttaatatatattataataataaacgtCAAGTGAGAGTATTTCTCATCTTACatatatatctataaaaatttttttgcgTATGGAACAATCTTCATTGGTCGTAACATTTCAGCTTACAGTTTGTGATATTTGTATgctcggaaaaaaaaaacaaaataattattgcgCGGTTTGTGATAACTACACACtgacaaaaaaatattgtttcttTTCGGTGTGCATtggaatattttaatattcacttaatatttctttgtacactgaacaaaaaaaatatctaaggCCTTCAACGATCGTGTGCATGGGGAAGGGGAAGTGGGACGGAAAGTGGGAGGGGAaacgggaggggaagtgggaggggagaAATGAGGATGGTAAAGGAGGATGGAGAATAGTCTTTAAAATGCTTCGCATAACACGTGCGCCCATGTAGGTAGGATATACCGATGACCTTAGCTCCCAGAGCAAGTGGGAACCTGTCTCCCAGCATCGGGTGTCCCAGAAAAGAAAGCCAGCATCGGGTTCCGTTAAAAAAGTGAGCCTGAATCGGTATAAAAAGTGATTCAGAATCGGCTTCTGGTATAAAAGTGAGCCAGAAACGGCATAAAAAGTGAGCCAGAATCGGCTTCCGGTATAAAAATAACCCAGAACCGCCAAATCTTACCTactaatgaaattaaaatcaaaataatgcGAATTTTACGTGACTTTGGATGTGATTTACTTATGTACGATCCAATAATTGTTACCGACCGAGGAGCTTATATGAAAACAGCATTCAACAGACTGAGCACAATACACTATGCAAATCACTTGATCCACAATGTGATTGGCAAAGTTGTGAATGAGGTACCAGAATTGCTAGATCTGGTTAATTGCTGCAGCAAGCTTTcctaattatttttaaaaatctggACAAAACTGGAACTTAACAAGCACCCTAAAAAGCCACTGTCCAACTTACTGTAATACTATATTTAACCTCTTGAAGTCAATTGAGTTAAGTTGTATTTGAAGGTTGCTCCAAAAAGGTGGAGGGTAGCAATTATCCAACATCGCACTTGACTGTTCCACACATTaacaacttaaaaaaaatatcatcACCAAATGACAGTGATATAGGAATAGTTAAAAATGCATACTCTCGATTTTATAGTACTTAGATTCACTAattatagaaattaaaaaaagtatcaCAACATTGCTCTGTTTTTGTTTCCACccactaatattttaactaaaTTCTCAGAATTAGAAACggaacaaattttttattttgtgcgTTCCAGAAATTTCCATGCAATTGGAATCTCTGAAGCGTCACTTAGAAGTCGTCCAATTGGAAAATGAGTTTCTCAAATTGGAAGTTTCCCGGCGTCAGCCATTGAATAGAGTGACCGCACCTTCGACGAGCAACTTGCCAGAAATCCAGAACAATGTTTCCACACCAAATCAAACCAATGTCACCCTATCGAATTTGGGGAATATTGTTGAAGAGGCTGCCAGACCTAATACAACCATTTTTAACAACAACTCTTTGGTGACCACGGTGAAGGAAATGCTTCCACCTTTTGACGGTGCTGTTAACAGCAAAGTGCCAGTTAACACTTGGATCGCACAGCTCAACGCGATCATAAAAATGTACAAGCTGAGCGAAGACATAACTCGCATGCTGGTTATGTCAAAGTTGAAGGACCGAGCTCAAATTTGGTTGTACTCTTCTGAGAACTTTCTGTCCTTGCCAGCCCAGGACCTCTTAACTCAACTCGCAGAGGCTTTTCAGTCAAAAGAGAGCAAGATAATGTCCAGACGCAAGTTCCAGGAGCGAAAGTGGCAACCAGCTGAAGACTTTGCTACGTACTTTAACGACAAGACCCTGTTGGCTGCACACATCAGAATAGACGACGAGGAATTAATCGACAGTATCATCGAAGGAATACCGGATACTCTTCTACGACAACAGGCACACATGCACTGTTTTAATTCGTCTGCCCAGCTGTTGCAGGCATTCTCCAAAGTAACATTGCGGAAACCATCTCTCGCATTTGGACGCCACAAAGACGTTTCTGGAAATCAGCCCGGACCCGCTGTAAGATGCTTCAACTGTAACTCCATGGGTCACTTCGCAGCCGACTGCCGCAAGCCTAAGCGCGCGTACGGCGCTTGCTACGGTTGCGGAAGTTTGGAGCACCTGATATCCCATTGCAACGAGAAGAAGAACGCAACCAAAAATGAATATGTGAGACCGTTTAAAATTTACTTTAATTCACAGTCTAATCAGTGCCTATTCACAGAATGCCTAATCGATTCTGGGAGTCCAATTAGTTTTACGAAGTTATCCTGCGTTGAAAACATTCTAAGAAGTAATATCGTTAACGTTAATGAAAACAACTTGTCGCATTACTTTGGCTTGAACCACAGCCCTTTAGACATATATGGAAAGATATCATGTTTTGTTATTATGAATAAAGTGAagtttaattttgaattattaATTGTGGCAAACGAATCGATGGCATATAGCACTGTTTTAGGAAGAGATTTTATGAACATTTGTAACTTTAAGATTGTTAGGGAAAATGATTGTTCAAATGATAGTTGTACTGATGATCGTTCAAATGATAGTTGTACTGATGATCGTTCAAATGATAGTTGTACTGATGATCGTTCAAATGATAGTTGTACTGATGATCGTTCAAATGATGGTTGTGCTGATGATCGTTTAAATGACAGTGGGGTTGATGATCGtttaaaggatattttttcaaaagatAGTTGTATTGCAAATGATAGCTCAGATAATGGTAACAGTGAGAAGGATagtagttttaaattttattgctCAAATGTTGGTCAGACTGGAAACGATTGTGCTACTGATAGCTGTGAGAAAGATGATTGTCTAAATGATAGTATAAAGGTTTATTGTGGTTACAAAGAAACGCAAAGTGATTCGTGTAAAACGATAGAGTCAAGTCAAAATTTAAGTGTCCAACCCAGCGATCATTTCGAGTCAGAAATTATGTCAATTGAATACCCTGATCCAGCCGAAAGCAACCTGTTAAATATTAGCGACAAGTGTGAGTTTACGTTAAGAAAAAAACTGATAGATATTTTTGATAAGTTTTATACGAAACCGAAACGGCCAGAGATCCCCTTAGTAAAATGGGAAATGAAACtgaattttgataaaactaaaccGTTTAATTACCCTCCAAGGCGTTTATCATACGCAGAGAAAAGTcaagttcaaaatttattagACGATTACATAAAAAACGGTATTATTAGAGTAAGCGAGTCTGAGTATGCATCACCTATAGTTCTAGTTAAGAAAAAGTCTGGAGAATTAAGAATGTGCGTAGATTACCGAACCCTCAACAAAAACATGCTTAAAGATAACTACCCCACCCCCTTAATAGATGACCTTATTGATAAACTGTctgaaaaaactatttttaccaAGTTAGACCTCAAAAATGGGTTCTTTCACGTGCACATGCACGAGGATTCAATTAAGTATACCGCTTTTACAACACCTATGGGTCAGTATGAATGGCTTAGAAAGCCATTTGGTTTACGAAACGCACCAGCAGTTTTTCAAAGATTTGTAAACAAAATCTTTGCCGATTTGGTTAAAGAAGATAAGGTTCtaatttatatggatgacattttAATAGCAACGAAAGATAGTAAGAGTCATATGGAGATATTAACGGAGG includes:
- the LOC119559600 gene encoding uncharacterized protein LOC119559600, whose protein sequence is MSRRKFQERKWQPAEDFATYFNDKTLLAAHIRIDDEELIDSIIEGIPDTLLRQQAHMHCFNSSAQLLQAFSKVTLRKPSLAFGRHKDVSGNQPGPAVRCFNCNSMGHFAADCRKPKRAYGACYGCGSLEHLISHCNEKKNATKNEYNA